One genomic window of Pungitius pungitius chromosome 11, fPunPun2.1, whole genome shotgun sequence includes the following:
- the pnisr gene encoding arginine/serine-rich protein PNISR isoform X1: MWDQGGQPWPQWPLSQQQWMQSFQHTQDPGQVDWAALAQAWIAQKESTGPEQPNVQPNGQDIPGLESVAQGNHGALRGDPAFGRMWQPEWGMHGQPPPPPPPPPPPPPAHDQAWIPPGSGPMDVVNPSEDSNSQDSVEFNSEAHHGVFPQNSHGYGAQPDSYAMAPMAMNQFDYQHGAASSFAPTPANFHSPYWQGPPQNRRDPRPSGFRDRPRSPIQLPVKQEAPALLAPISTLDAVKRRTLPAWIREGLEKMDREKQKKLERERMEKERSKMAKDDGKKQEAEEEGDGPRVPRKSKFDSDDEGNDDNDDEDKVSVKKDLSVRSPSPPAEDSEPEMTEEEKEFQLIIITKTLLTEILLEVTNEEIQHVAKETHRKATRAPAKQLAQSSALASLTGLSGLGDYGSDESGDEDERSVRGSESSDTDDEELRHRIREKQDAFRRKERETQQLQEKQAQEALLAREEMAKERLSRERGDYDEGQPENPHKQEAKESEAEPLIERRRSRSEKEGSESKHPARGKERPGRGASSSPTNGHSSSSRSTSSHSSRRSSSSSSSSSSASSRSSSRSSSPRRKRRRSRSSSHKARRRSRSRSSHRHRSEKVRDRRRSSAERSGRHKKDRSESRERRSRRSRSRSRERDRERARARDSRSRSREREKEKDKERKRSRDARDSSHSRSSKHKQKASSKDQERGRERSHSHEKDKKKREKDREKESDKKKEKPKAREKEKGKGSSVVTEENGKSKKRRESDSCTDSQSDKHSRQDNKASKKGSAKASKKRSDSDSSRSPTPEVSKEKKSKKSKRSRSRSTEKYHKSGKKASRKHKSKSRSRSTSPSRRSRR, encoded by the exons ATGTGGGACCAGGGAGGACAGCCCTGGCCGCAGTGGCCTCTGAGCCAGCAGCAGTGGATGCAGTCTTTCCAGCACACGCAAGATCCAG gTCAAGTGGACTGGGCTGCCTTGGCACAAGCGTGGATCGCTCAGAAGGAGTCGACCGGGCCAGAGCAGCCAAACGTTCAGCCCAACGGCCAGGATATCCCGGGCCTTGAATCAGTTGCACAAGGCAACCATGGCGCCCTGCGGGGTGACCCGGCATTTGGCAGAATGTGGCAGCCAG AATGGGGAATGCATGGCCAGccccctccgccgcctcctcctcctccgccgccccctCCGGCCCACGACCAGGCCTGGATCCCTCCGGGCTCAGGACCAATGGACGTGGTGAACCCCAGCGAGGACAGCAACAGCCAGGACAGCGTGGAGTTCAACTCTGAAGCCCACCATGGGGTTTTTCCCCAGAACAGCCATGGGTATGGGGCACAGCCCGACAGCTACGCCATGGCCCCCATGGCCATGAACCAGTTTGATTATCAG CATGGAGCCGCCTCCTCCTTTGCCCCCACGCCCGCAAACTTCCACTCCCCATACTGGCAAGGCCCTCCTCAGAACAGACGAGATCCCAGACCCTCTGGCTTCAGAGACCGGCCCAGATCCCCGATACAGCTCCCTGTCAAACAGGAGGCCCCAGCACTGCTAG CCCCAATTTCAACCCTGGATGCGGTTAAAAGGCGCACACTACCTGCCTGGATCCGAGAGGGCCTGGAAAAGATGGAcagagagaagcagaagaagctgGAGCGGGAGCGGATGGAAAAAGAGCGTTCAAAAATGGCAAAAGACGATGGCAAAAAGCAAGAGGCAGAAGAGGAAGGCGACGGGCCACGGGTGCCGCGCAAGAGTAAATTT GACAGTGACGACGAGGGGAATGATGACAACGACGATGAAGACAAGGTCTCTGTCAAGAAAGACCTTTCTGTTCGGAGCCCATCGCCTCCTGCAGAGGACAGCGAGCCTGAAAtgacggaggaggaaaaggagttCCAGCTG ATAATCATCACAAAAACGCTTCTCACAGAGATCCTGCTCGAGGTCACCAATGAAGAGATCCAGCATGTGGCCAAAGAGACTCACCGCAAAGCCACTCGAG CTCCTGCAAAACAGCTGGCACAGTCAAGTGCACTGGCTTCTCTGACTGGTCTCA GTGGGCTTGGTGACTACGGTTCGGATGAGAGCGGCGACGAGGACGAACGCAGCGTGCGAGGGTCCGAGTCCTCGGACACCGACGACGAAGAGCTGCGCCACCGCATCCGAGAGAAGCAGGACGCCTTCCGTCGCAAGGAGCGGGAGACGCAGCAGCTGCAAGAAAAACAGGCGCAGGAGGCTCTGCTTGCACGTG AAGAGATGGCGAAGGAGAGATTGAGCAGGGAAAGGGGGGATTATGATGAGGGCCAGCCAGAGAatccacacaaacaggaagcaaaGGAGAGTGAGGCGGAGCCCTTGATAGAGAGGCGTAGGTCCCGTAGCGAGAAGGAAGGTAGCGAGAGCAAGCACCCGGCCAGAGGCAAGGAGCGACCGGGGCGAGGCGCGAGCAGCTCCCCAACCAAcggccacagcagcagctcccgcTCCACTTCTAGCCACAGCAGCCgtcgctcttcctcctcttcgtcgtcgtcgtcttcggCGTCTTCCCGCAGCTCATCGCGATCCTCCTCCCCgcgcaggaagaggaggcgtagccgctcctcctcccacaAGGCTCGTAGGcgcagccgcagccgcagctCCCACAGGCACCGCAGTGAGAAGGttagggacaggaggaggagcagcgctgAGAGATCAGGCCGCCACAAGAAAGACCGCAGTGAGTCCAGGGAGCGCCGGAGTAGGAGGAGTAGATCCAGATCCAGGGAGCGAGACAGAGAGCGAGCCAGGGCCAGGGACAGCCGCAGTCGCagccgagagagagaaaaggagaaagacaagGAGAGGAAACGGAGCCGGGACGCCCGAGACAGCAGTCACAGTCGTAGCAGCAAACACAAGCAGAAGGCCTCCAGCAAGGAccaagagagggggagggaaaggagTCACAGCCACgagaaagacaagaaaaagagggagaaagacaggGAGAAAGAGTCTgataagaagaaagaaaagccaaaggccagagagaaggaaaaaggtAAAGGAAGCTCTGTAGTTACGGAGGAGAACGGCAAatcaaagaaaaggagagagagcgacTCGTGCACGGACTCTCAGAGTGACAAGCACTCCCGGCAGGATAACAAAGCCAGCAAGAAGGGCTCCGCCAAAGCTAGCAAGAAGCGCTCTGACTCTGACTCAAGTAGGTCCCCTACCCCAGAGGTTAGCAAGGAAAAGAAATCCAAAAAATCCAAACGTAGTCGCTCAAGGTCGACGGAAAAATATCACAAGTCTGGTAAGAAGGCAAGCCGCAAACACAAGTCTAAGTCGCGATCAAG GTCAACGTCCCCCTCCCGTCGTAGCAGGCGCTGA
- the pnisr gene encoding arginine/serine-rich protein PNISR isoform X2 has product MWDQGGQPWPQWPLSQQQWMQSFQHTQDPGQVDWAALAQAWIAQKESTGPEQPNVQPNGQDIPGLESVAQGNHGALRGDPAFGRMWQPEWGMHGQPPPPPPPPPPPPPAHDQAWIPPGSGPMDVVNPSEDSNSQDSVEFNSEAHHGVFPQNSHGMEPPPPLPPRPQTSTPHTGKALLRTDEIPDPLASETGPDPRYSSLSNRRPQHC; this is encoded by the exons ATGTGGGACCAGGGAGGACAGCCCTGGCCGCAGTGGCCTCTGAGCCAGCAGCAGTGGATGCAGTCTTTCCAGCACACGCAAGATCCAG gTCAAGTGGACTGGGCTGCCTTGGCACAAGCGTGGATCGCTCAGAAGGAGTCGACCGGGCCAGAGCAGCCAAACGTTCAGCCCAACGGCCAGGATATCCCGGGCCTTGAATCAGTTGCACAAGGCAACCATGGCGCCCTGCGGGGTGACCCGGCATTTGGCAGAATGTGGCAGCCAG AATGGGGAATGCATGGCCAGccccctccgccgcctcctcctcctccgccgccccctCCGGCCCACGACCAGGCCTGGATCCCTCCGGGCTCAGGACCAATGGACGTGGTGAACCCCAGCGAGGACAGCAACAGCCAGGACAGCGTGGAGTTCAACTCTGAAGCCCACCATGGGGTTTTTCCCCAGAACAGCCATGG CATGGAGCCGCCTCCTCCTTTGCCCCCACGCCCGCAAACTTCCACTCCCCATACTGGCAAGGCCCTCCTCAGAACAGACGAGATCCCAGACCCTCTGGCTTCAGAGACCGGCCCAGATCCCCGATACAGCTCCCTGTCAAACAGGAGGCCCCAGCACTGCTAG